The genome window AGATAGCTGCTGTAACTGTTCGATATCGGGTAAAATCAGCTCAAATAGCTCTTCATAAAGACGCTTTTCCAATGCGAGAAAACGGCTTTGTGCACTTAACACTTTTTCTTCATGCTGTTTTAGTTCATTAGTGATAAAGCGCTCATTGTTTTTTAGTGTTTGCCGGCGAATATAATCATCAGGTACTTCGCCAGAGCTGGCTCGGCTGATTTCAATATAAAAGCCGTGGACCTTGTTATAGCCTACTTTTAACGTTTGAATGCCAGTTCTTTGTTTTTCTCGCTCTTCCAGTTGCGCCAAAAATTCGCTTGCTCCTTGGCTAAGGTCTCTCAAGGTATCGAGTTCCTGATGATAACCCGGAGCAATGACACCACCATCTCGGATCAATACTGGTGGATTATCAACAATAGCGTTATTAAGTAGCTGATAGAGCTCTGGCATAGGTTGTAATCGCTGAGCTAGCTTTGCTAATTGCGGATGTTGTTCTCCTGACACACTGGTAATTAAATTTGGTAGTTGACCTAACGCATTACGTAAACGGGCAAAGTCTCTTGGTCTTGCTGAACGTAATGCAATTCGTGCGACGATACGTTCTGTATCACCAATAGTTTTAAGCTGAGGTTGCAACGCAAAATGTAATTCGCTTGTTAACAGCTCACTAATGGCGTTTTGTCTAAATTGTAATTGATTGAGGTCTTGTAGCGGGAAGTGTAACCAACGCTTTAATAACCTTGACCCCATAGGAGTCGAAGATTTATCTAATACCGCTGCTAGGGTGTTTTCTAATCCACCTTGTAAATTTTGTGTCAACTCGAGATTGCGCCTGGTGGCGGCATCAAGTATTACGCCTTGCTGTGCTGATTCTGCCACAATAGCGCGGATATGAGGCAGTGCACTGCGTTGTGTATCTTTCACATATTGTAAAAGACAACCAGCGGCGCATAAACCTAATGGATAATCATCGACGCCAAAACCACTGAGTTCTTTGGTACCAAATTGCTGATTCAGCAGGTTAGTGGCAGTTGCTAAATCGAATTCCCAGTCTGGACGTCGGCGTAAGCCTTTATAGCGCTCAATAACGCTAAACTGTGAAAACGATTCTGGGTACAAAAGCTCAGCGGGTGATAAACGTTGTAATTCTGCTTGTAGTTGCTCTATAGATTGCGGCTGGCAAATAACATAGCGACCACTGGTCATATCTAAATATGACAGGCCGAACTGAGTTTTTTCTTCAAATATACATACCAACAGATTATCTTGCCGATCGGCTAATAACGCTTCATCACTGACGGTACCAGGGGTAACAATACGGACTACTTTTCTTTCAACGGGTCCTTTACTGGTTGCTGGGTCGCCAATTTGTTCACAAATAGCGACGGATTCACCTAACGCCACCAGCTTGGCAAGATAAGTTTCAACCGCATGATAGGGCACGCCAGCCATTGGGATTGCGTTACCACCGGTTTTACCACGGGCCGTTAAGGAAATATCTAATAAATCGGAAGCTTTTTTCGCATCGTCAAAAAACAACTCGTAAAAATCTCCCATGCGGTAAAATAATAATATTTGAGGAAATTCGGCTTTAATGGTTAGGTATTGACGCATCATCGGGGTGTGCGAAGATAAATCAGCAGTGGAATTTGTCATTAAAAATTATTCTTTTTGGCTTAAGCTAATCTAAAAGTGATAGCGGATATTATGCCATAAGCGTTCTCGCGATCATCGCCTATTTTTGCTATTTTCTTATTTTATTGGCCTAAGTGAATACTGTATCTCTGTAAATTTTTTACTAATGGGTGAAGTAAATCGTTAGCTTTTAAATTTAACTCCTTTAAAAACAAGTTATTAAAAAATCAGAATTAGATTTTCTAAAAAAACTCTTGATACTGTACGGTCATACAGTATACTTTGCCGTATTGAATGATTATATCTATTTATCTGTGGAGCAAGAAATGGACGAGAACAAAGAAAAAGCACTCTCTGCTGCGTTAGGCCAAATTGAACGTCAGTTTGGTAAAGGTTCAATAATGAAGCTAGGTGAAAACCGCAGCATGGACGTAGAAACCATTTCTACAGGCTCTCTTGGACTTGATATTGCCCTAGGCGCCGGTGGTTTACCTATGGGACGCGTAGTTGAAATCTATGGTCCTGAATCAAGTGGTAAAACAACGCTGACATTAGAAGTGATTGCTGAAGCGCAGCGTAATGGTAAAGTCTGTGCTTTTGTTGATGCCGAGCATGCGCTTGACCCTATTTATGCTGAAAAGCTCGGGGTAAACATTAATGAACTGCTAGTGTCACAGCCAGATACTGGTGAGCAAGCATTAGAAATTTGTGACATGTTAACCCGCTCCGGTGCTGTTGATGTCATCGTGGTTGACTCTGTTGCCGCATTAACGCCAAAAGCTGAAATTGAAGGTGATATGGGGGATTCTCATATGGGGCTTCAAGCACGTATGCTCTCACAGGCAATGCGTAAACTAACCGGTAACTTAAAGCAGTCTAATACCATGCTGATTTTTATTAACCAAATTCGCATGAAAATTGGTGTGATGTTTGGTAATCCGGAAACCACTACTGGTGGTAATGCCTTGAAGTTTTATGCCTCTGTTCGTTTAGATATCCGCCGTATTGGTGCGGTTAAGCAGGGCGATGAGATTGTTGGTAATGAAACTCGAGTTAAAGTGGTAAAAAATAAAGTTGCGCCACCGTTTAAACAAGTTGAATTTCAAATTCTATACGGTGAAGGGATCAATAGCTTGGGTGAGTTAATCGACCTTGGTGTACAAAATAAATTGGTAGAAAAAGCAGGTGCCTGGTATAGCTATAATGGTGACAGAATTGGTCAAGGTAAAGCGAAAGCGGTAGATTACCTTAAAGAACATCCAGAAATGTCTAAAGAGTTAGATACTAAATTACGAGATATGTTTTTAAATCGAAATAAAGATGTTCAAGAGCAGGAAGAGCCTGTCGCAGAATAAGCTTAAGCTAAATTTAACGTTAAAAAGCCATCAATATGATGGCTTTTTTACTGTTACTTGTTTAGTTACGAAAGTAAAAGTACTTTGTTTTGGAAACTTTAAAGTGTATCTGCTAGGTGAGAGAAGTCATCACGATTTTCCGGATAATATGAGTAAGCTAACTATGTTTCCAATATCGAATATCTAGTGGATAGTACGATGTACATCGCCTTCCAGACTTTCTATGTCACTTACCATTATTTGACCGTTATTGACATCATAGCTAGAAAGTTCATCTAAAAGATATTTTTTACTCTTTTTAGTATCGTTTAATGGCACTACATTTAAGTAGGTATTGCCGTTTTCATCGCTGCCATAATACAGCGTATTTGAGTCTATTTTTACATGATAAAAACCATCTGCCAGGTTTAGGTGTAGAGGAATAGCTTGATTCTGATTAACGGCTGAATAGCTTGTTAATTCTGCTAATTTAGCACGATATAGGGCATTAGTTTGCTGTTCAATTAAATAGATACCATCAGGCTGTTTACTATCTGTCAGTCCATATGCCCATTGGCCATTAATTGGTTGAATTTTCTTATTATTCAAGCTGACAACTACTAATTCCGGACTACCGTCTACCACAGTCGTTATGGCTGCTTTGCTTTTTGACAGCCAATCGAGAGAAATTATAGGACTTTCACTCGAATAGATTAGATGCTCTTGTTTTAGTAATGTTAGCGGGTTGACGATACTCAATTCACTTATTGGCAAATGATAAATTTTATTTTCTACATTGAGTAAAACACTTTGATCATCGGTAGACACCGCGATATACCCTAACCAATAAGGGAGAGCAAAATTAGTGACTATCTTGGCTTGGTTATTGTCATAATGCGCTAAATATAACTGCCTGCGGCCACTGCGCTCTGAAACAAATAAGTACTGTGGACTATGATGAAATAATGCAGGGTTACTATCATTAACCGTTGAATTATCAATTTTTTCTACTTGTTCTGGAGGCACTAACCAACGATTACTAAAGTTTTCTTGTTTGGTACTAAACAACAAATTTTGACCGTCAGGAAATAACGTCATGCGTGGTGCCAAGTACTCAGATACATTGACCACAGTCGTTGCATTGTCACCGTCTAAATCACTTTTTATAATTTGATGCGCAGGTGGCGAAGCATAATAGTAAATTTTTTTAGAATCATGATGCCATATAGCCTCATAAACCGGACGGTTAAACTTGACTCCTTCGGTAATTTCATTAGTCAGTAAATCCAACACCAGTAGCTGGGTTTTGTAATCGCTATTTGTGCTCATTATTAACAGTTTTTCTCCATCGGGAGAAATATCAATACTGTGATGGCCCCAGCCAGCAGGCTCTGTTTGGGTAGCTAGACTATGCTTTTGGCTTTTGAGCTCAAAAGCATATATTTGATTTGGCCACAGGTTTTTCGGCTGTGCTGCATAGTAAATTACTTGTTGCTCGGCGTGGTAATCAATATCTTTAATTCGCTTGTTGCTACAGTCAAATAACTTCTCTACGGTGTGTTTTATCTGATTTACCGATGAAAGTGTGGCTCGATATACACCACAACTGCTTTGTTTTTTATCAAGATAGAACAAGTTTGTTGTTTTACCATCCTCTTGAGTATCCAATGCAATG of Thalassotalea insulae contains these proteins:
- the mutS gene encoding DNA mismatch repair protein MutS — translated: MTNSTADLSSHTPMMRQYLTIKAEFPQILLFYRMGDFYELFFDDAKKASDLLDISLTARGKTGGNAIPMAGVPYHAVETYLAKLVALGESVAICEQIGDPATSKGPVERKVVRIVTPGTVSDEALLADRQDNLLVCIFEEKTQFGLSYLDMTSGRYVICQPQSIEQLQAELQRLSPAELLYPESFSQFSVIERYKGLRRRPDWEFDLATATNLLNQQFGTKELSGFGVDDYPLGLCAAGCLLQYVKDTQRSALPHIRAIVAESAQQGVILDAATRRNLELTQNLQGGLENTLAAVLDKSSTPMGSRLLKRWLHFPLQDLNQLQFRQNAISELLTSELHFALQPQLKTIGDTERIVARIALRSARPRDFARLRNALGQLPNLITSVSGEQHPQLAKLAQRLQPMPELYQLLNNAIVDNPPVLIRDGGVIAPGYHQELDTLRDLSQGASEFLAQLEEREKQRTGIQTLKVGYNKVHGFYIEISRASSGEVPDDYIRRQTLKNNERFITNELKQHEEKVLSAQSRFLALEKRLYEELFELILPDIEQLQQLSQALAELDVLTTFAERAETLNYVKPELVKTPGIHIEAGRHPVVEQMTDEAFIANPVLLNEQRKMLIITGPNMGGKSTYMRQTALIVLLAHIGCYVPADGAKIGLVDRIFTRIGASDDLASGRSTFMVEMTETANILHNATNRSLVLLDEIGRGTSTYDGLSLAWACAEMLAVKTKAFTLFASHYFELTLLAEQIDSLANVHLDAMEHGDDIIFMHAVQEGAASKSFGLQVAQLAGVPKAVIQRAKQRLTELENQQAPSVIENSQQVFEQLSLVDSEHPVVSQLKALDANELNPKQALDLLFQLKNQL
- the recA gene encoding recombinase RecA yields the protein MDENKEKALSAALGQIERQFGKGSIMKLGENRSMDVETISTGSLGLDIALGAGGLPMGRVVEIYGPESSGKTTLTLEVIAEAQRNGKVCAFVDAEHALDPIYAEKLGVNINELLVSQPDTGEQALEICDMLTRSGAVDVIVVDSVAALTPKAEIEGDMGDSHMGLQARMLSQAMRKLTGNLKQSNTMLIFINQIRMKIGVMFGNPETTTGGNALKFYASVRLDIRRIGAVKQGDEIVGNETRVKVVKNKVAPPFKQVEFQILYGEGINSLGELIDLGVQNKLVEKAGAWYSYNGDRIGQGKAKAVDYLKEHPEMSKELDTKLRDMFLNRNKDVQEQEEPVAE
- a CDS encoding winged helix-turn-helix domain-containing protein; its protein translation is MKQFGEFVLDTKQTRLLRQDQEVAIEPKLFELLSLFVEQPNSIISRQDILDALWPGSLVTDNAINKMIANLRKVLGDGAKNPRYIQTVPKRGYRLISEVLPIAPYSVTDITKQISSETRKDYGNPKILSSEYNRKVIFIFLSILLCVLLWQFFHDKDHESSTHYYTKALTRSHGAEQSARMHPDRKHLYYLKKDAKHARFQLWLKNIHTEQTEQIDIGSVSMSQIIALDTQEDGKTTNLFYLDKKQSSCGVYRATLSSVNQIKHTVEKLFDCSNKRIKDIDYHAEQQVIYYAAQPKNLWPNQIYAFELKSQKHSLATQTEPAGWGHHSIDISPDGEKLLIMSTNSDYKTQLLVLDLLTNEITEGVKFNRPVYEAIWHHDSKKIYYYASPPAHQIIKSDLDGDNATTVVNVSEYLAPRMTLFPDGQNLLFSTKQENFSNRWLVPPEQVEKIDNSTVNDSNPALFHHSPQYLFVSERSGRRQLYLAHYDNNQAKIVTNFALPYWLGYIAVSTDDQSVLLNVENKIYHLPISELSIVNPLTLLKQEHLIYSSESPIISLDWLSKSKAAITTVVDGSPELVVVSLNNKKIQPINGQWAYGLTDSKQPDGIYLIEQQTNALYRAKLAELTSYSAVNQNQAIPLHLNLADGFYHVKIDSNTLYYGSDENGNTYLNVVPLNDTKKSKKYLLDELSSYDVNNGQIMVSDIESLEGDVHRTIH